In Mastomys coucha isolate ucsf_1 unplaced genomic scaffold, UCSF_Mcou_1 pScaffold5, whole genome shotgun sequence, one genomic interval encodes:
- the LOC116077069 gene encoding cytochrome c oxidase assembly factor 3 homolog, mitochondrial codes for MAAPGAGDPLNAKNGNAPFAQRIDPSRDKLTPAQLQFMRQVQLSQWQKTLPQRRTRNIMTGLGIGALVLAIYGYTFYSVAQERFLDDLEDEAKAARARALERERASGP; via the exons ATGGCGGCCCCCGGAGCTGGTGACCCTCTGAATGCTAAGAATGGAAATGCTCCATTCGCTCAGCGCATCGACCCGTCGCGGGACAAATTGACCCCTGCGCAGTTGCAGTTTATGCGGCAGGTGCAACTTTCCCAGTGGCAGAAAACACTGCCACAGCGGCGGACCCGGAACATCATGACCGGCCTGGGAATCGGGGCCCTGGTCTTAGCTATTT ATGGTTACACCTTCTACTCGGTGGCCCAGGAGCGTTTCCTTGATGATCTAGAAGATGAAGCCAAAGCTGCCCGCGCCCGCgctcttgagagagagagag